From Polaribacter haliotis:
ATAATGATGGAGCTATTACTGTTGCAGAAGCAGCAGCTTTTACTGGAGATGCAAATGGAGAATTAAACTTAAGTGGAACAGGAATTACAGATGTAGAAGGCTTACAAGCATTTACTAGTATTTTACAATTAGACGTTTCTGGAAATGGAATTACAGATTTAAGTCCACTTACCAATTCTACTTTTGGATTAATCGCAAAATCTACAGGAAAAACAAAAACAATCCGAAAAACAACAGCAATGGCTTTGGAAACGATTGTTTTAAATGATAATAGTTTCGAAGTTTTAGATTTTAATACCTTAACAAACTTAAAAAATGTAGATATTAGTAACAACCCTAATTTGGTAACTGTAAGTTTTCAAAATGGAAACAATGCAAATATCATTTCTTTCAATTCTAAAAACACACCAAAACTTACTTGTATTTTAGTTGATGATGTAAATGCTAGTAATTTATCTACTTGGCAAAAAGATGCTAAAAATACATTTGTTGCAAGTGAAGCAGAGTGTAGATCAAAAGTATTGTCTGTAGATAATATAAATATTTCTGAAGATATTTATATGTTTCCAAACCCTGTAGAGAATAGATTAACCATAGAATTAGAAAATAATCTTACTCTAAAAATGGTTGAGGTATTTACAATAACAGGAAAAATTGTTACAAAAACTACAAATAAAAATATAAATTTCTCCAAATTCTCAAACGGAATTTATTTGGTAAGAATTATAACAGATAAAGGAATAAGTACAAAAAGAGTACTAAAAAAGTAATTGTAATTTGTTTTTGATTTGAATTTAAAAGTCCCAATCTTTAATAAGAAATTGGGACTTTTTTATGAGATTTATTTCTCTTAATTCTTAATCGGTTTCTGTGTTTTATTCAATAAAATTGGTTCTCCATAACCTAATTGTTTCATTCTTTTTAATTGTGTCTCTGCATCACCAACAACCAACCAAATCATTTTATCTGGGTTTATGTATTTGTTTGCTAATTCTTTAATTTGCTCTTTGGTCATGTTGTTTACAACAGCTTCTCTGTCTTTTACATAATCTGCTTTTAAACCATAGTCGCTTATGTTAGATAACATTCTTAATTTTGCGCCAGCAGTTTCAAAAGCTCTTGCGTTACTTTTAATTAAGAAGCTTTTTGTGGTTTCTAAATCTTTATCTGAAAATGTATTTGGATACTCTTCTAAAATTTTCTTCACTAATTGAGCAGATTCTAAAGTAACATTAGTTCTTACACCACTTGAAATCGTAAAAGCACCTTTTGCTTTTGAACCAGAAAATCCAGAACGAATTCCATAAGTATATCCCTTTCCTTCACGTAATTCTTGCGTTAAACGAGAAGCAAAACCTCCACCACCAAGAATATAATTCATTACAGAAGCAGCATAAAAATCTTTATCTGTTGCAGCCAAAGCTGGTGTACCAAATTGTAAAACAGATTGTTTTGCATTTGGAATATCATAAAAATAAACAGCAGGTTTTGTTGGAGCATCTGGAGTTTTATATTCAGGAATGGTTACTTCTTTTGAAGCCCATTTCGTGTTTAAATTATCTAAAGATGCAATTATTTCTTTTTCTGAAATATCTCCAACAACTAATATTTTAGCAACAGATGGCGAAATATAATTGTTGTAAAAAGCTTTTACATCATCTAAATTAATAGCTTCTACAGAAGAAACGGTTCCTAAAGTGTTCTTAGAACGAATGTTGTCTTTTCCGTAAATTAATTCATTATAAGCATTTCTTGCTACAGAATTTGGGTTTGCTTCTTGTTGATTTAAACTTGCAATTGTAGCTTTTTTCAATAACTCAAATTCTTCAGCATCAAACCTTGGTTCTAATAACATTTCTTCAACTAAGGCTAATGTTTTGTCGTAGTTTTTAGACAATGTTGTTCCACTTATTGTTATTTCTTCTTTTCCAGAATATACATAAATGGAAGCTCCCAATTCTTGAATAGCTTCTTCTAATTCTTTAACAGTCTTATTTTTTGTTCCTTTATTTAATAAATCCGCAGTTAAATTTGCAACACCTAATTTGTCCATCGATTCTAACAATTGTCCTCCATCAATAGAAATATTGAATCTTACCAAAGGAACTTCGTTACTTTCTATTCCGTAAATTTTTAAACCATTATCTAAACTATTTTCATACACTCTAGGAACCGCTAAAGAAGGTGTTTTTCCATAAGGTGGTTCTATACTTCTATCGAAAGAAGAAGGTGTTTTCTCATAAGTTGCAGTAATTTTTGGATCGAATTTTTCTTCTGCACCTTGTACAATTTTCTCTTCTACAACTTCAGCTAATTCAGAACCTGTTAAAGCTAATTCTGCAGAATTTCTTGGTACAAAACTAGTGGCAACATAATTTTTACCCTTAATGTATTTATTATAGACACGCATTACATCTTCTGCTGTAACTGCTAAAGTTCTTTTAATATCTTCTGTTACAAAACCGGGATTTCCTGTGTAGGTATTGTAAGAAGCTAGGTTTGTGCCTTTTCCTAATACGCTTGACAAACTTCTATAAAAATCTGTTTCTTGTCCTGCTTTTATTCTATTTAAATCTTTTTCTGATATACCTTCTTCTTCAAATTTTGCAAAACCTTTTTTAATTCCTGCTTTTACTTCATCTAAACTTTTATCATTAAAGGCTCTTACCGAAAGTTGTGTTTGTCCTGCTAATTCAGAAATATAATTAAACATAGATGTATAAGAAGTCAATTTTAAATCGTCTATTAAAACTTGATTTAAAGGAGCCGATTTTCCGTCAGTTAAATATTGGGTCAATACTTCTAAAGCATAAGAGTCTGGATGATAAGATTCTACAGTTGGCCAAACCATAGTTAATTGTGGTACTCTAGCGAAGTTATCTTCATAGTATAAAAACTTTGTTTCTGCTACATTTCCTGGTCTTTTGTCTAAAGCAGGAATTTCTTCACCTTTAGGAATCTCATCGAAATATTTATGAACCCATTCTTTTGCCTGAGCAACATCTATATCTCCAGATAAAACCAAAGTAGCATTATTAGGTACATACCATTTTTTAAAAAATGTTTTTACATCATCTAAAGTAGCATTTTGTAAATCTTCTAAAGAACCTATTACTTGCCAATTATAAGGATGGTCTTTTGGATACAAGTTTTTACCAATTACATATTGGTTGTGTCCATAAGGTCTATTATCTACACTTTGTCTTTTTTCATTTTTAACTACTTGCTTTTCTTTTGCTAAAACAGGATCTGTAACAGTATTTATAAACCAGCCTAATTTGTCTGCTTCAGCCCAAATCATTTTTTCCAAAGCATCTTTTGGCACAGTTTGTAAATAATTTGTTCTGTCTCTAGAAGTAGAACCATTTGCTCCAGAACCACCTATTCTTGCACTCATTTTATCTAAACCTCCTTTTCCTAAATTCTCCGATTCTAAGAAAAGTAAATGTTCAAATAAATGTGCAAAACCAGTTCTACCTTCAATTTCTCTGGCAGAACCTACATGAACCATTAATTCTACAGCTACAACTGGGTCAGATTTGTCGACATGAAAAATAACATCAAGTCCATTATCTAACTCGATTTTTTCATAGTTGATACTTAGTTCTTTTTCTTCGGAAGCAATTTCTTTGGTTGAATTGTCACAAGCAATAAATAATAAAATGCTGGCAAATAGGAAGGTTATTTTTTTCATTTTTAGATTGATTTTAAAGAAATAAATTTACTAAAATGATATGGATAATAGATTGATATATTGTTAAATAAAGCCAAAAAAAAATCCTGAACTTTTAAATTCAGGATTTTCTTTAAACTATTTTGCTAAAACGCATTCTTCGCAATCTTTTATTTCTCCATAATACGTTTCTCTGTATTTGTACAAAGTTGCTACAGGAATTAAGTTGAAGAGCATTTTTTTAATGTAAGTTACATTGGTTGTTAGAACGCCCATTTCTCTTGTATGACGTTGTTCTAATTGTGTTTTTCTTTTAATGTTAATCAGTTTCATTGGTTATCTTTTATCATTAATAATATCAGCTACAAAGTTAAGGTTGATATCTGTTGTTGTCAATTTAGAACTGTTAAAACCTTAGGAATGAGTTGAGAAATGTAAGACCGAAAAATATATTGATGAATGTTTGTTGATATGACAATTGAAAGCAGTTATGATTGTCATTCTAAAAATGAAAAAATGTTGTTTTTTGATTAAAAATGACAAAAATCACTCAATTTTAACTAAAAATTAGCTAAAATTGAGTGATTTCTGCGTAAAAATTGTAAAAACGACTTATGGTTTAATATGACATAAGACAAAAGTTGAATTATGATTAAATGTATTTCGGCTAAAAACTGAGACTGCCATGAGAATACTAAACACTGCCAACTAAATTACTGTTGCAACTGCCATTTCCAAGCAGAGGCTAAAGCTTCATCTAAATTTTTTTCTGTTTTCCAGTTTAATTCTTTATTCGCAATTGTTGTATCTGCATAAGCAGCAGTAATGTCGCCTTCACGTCTTCCAACGATTTTATAATTTAATGGTTTTCCTGACGCCTTTTCAAAAGCTTTTATAACTTCTAAAACAGAACTTCCTGTTCCTGTACCAACATTAAAAAACTCAAAATTTTGTTTATTATTTTTATTGATTAATCTTTTTAACGCAGCAATATGTGCTTTTGCTAAATCTACAACATGAATGTAATCTCTTACTGCAGTTCCATCTGAAGTAGGATAATCATCACCAAAAACCGATAATTCTTTTCTGATTCCTGCTGCAGTTTGTGTAACAAAAGGAATTAAGTTTTGAGGAACTCCTAAAGGTAATTCTCCAATTTTTATACTTTCATGAGCACCAATTGGGTTAAAATAACGCAATGCAATTGCATTTAAATTGTGTGCTTTACAGCTTTCAAAAATAATTTCTTCTCCAATTTGTTTAGAATTTCCATATGGAGATTCCGCTTTTTTAACTGGTGCGTTTTCTGTAATTGGCAATTCATCTGCTTGTCCGTAAACAGTACAAGAAGAAGAAAAAATAAAATTATCTAATTTTCTATTTCTCATTTCTTGTAAGATGTAAACTAAACTTCCAATATTATTTTCATAATAATCTAAAGGATTTGCGACACTTTCTCCAACTGCTTTAAAAGCAGCAAAATGTATAATTCCATCTACATTATTATTGTGAAAGAAATTTACAACATCTTTTTTTACTCTTAAATCGATGTTATGATATGCTGGTTTTTTACCTGTAATTTCTGTAATTTTATCTAAAACACTAATAGTTGTGTTCGATAAATCATCAATAATTACTACTTCAAACCCTTCGTTTTGTAGCTCTACAACTGTGTGAGAGCCAATAAAACCTAAACCTCCTGTGACTAATATTTTTTTCATGCTACTTTATAAATTGGTTGATTGTTTCTGTAATAAACTCTAATTGCTCTTTTTCTAATTCTGTATGCATTGGAAGAGAAATTACAGTTTTAATCAATTCATTAGTTACTGGGAAATCACTTTCTTTATAACGAGAGTCTTGATATGCTTTTTGAGCATGTAAAGCAACTGGGTAGTAAATCGCATTCGGAATTCCTTTGTCTAACAAATGTTTGTGTAATTCGTCTCTTTTTCCATTGGTTATTTGTAATGTATATTGATGAAAAACATGACAATCGCAAACATCACAAATTTCGCCACAACTATTTGTTGCATTCGATTTTGTAGTTGGTGTAATTATATTAGGATTGTTTGAAAAAGCATTATTGTAAAAACGAGCTGCATTTCTTCGAGCATTACAATAAGAATCTAAAAGTGGTAATTTTGCTTTTAAAACTCCTGCTTGTATAGAATCTAAACGTGAATTTACTCCTACAACATCATGGTAATAACGTGTGTACATTCCATGATTTACAATTCCTCTTAAAGTATGAGCCAATTCATCATCATTTGTAAAAATTGCACCTCCATCTCCATAACAACCTAAGTTTTTCGAAGGAAAAAAAGATGTTGTTCCTACATTTCCAATTGTTCCAGCTTTTTGTTTTTTACCATTTTTAAAAGTGTAATTTGCGCCAATTGCTTGTGCATTGTCTTCAATTACAAATAAATTATATTGTTTTGCAATTCCCATAACAGCATCCATATTTGCTACTTGTCCAAATAAATGAACAGGCACAATTGCTTTTGTTTTTGGTGTAATTGCTTTTTTTAGTGCTTCAATATCTATATTAAAAGTATTTTTATCAACATCTACTAAAACAGGTGTTAATTTTAAAAGAGCAATTACTTCTACAGTTGCAGCGAATGTAAAATCTGCAGTAATTACTTCATCACCTTGTTCTAAACCCAAACCCATCATTGCAATTTGCAAAGCATCTGTTCCATTTGCACAAGGAATTACGTGTTTTACGTCTAAATATTTCTCTAAATCTGCTTGAAATTCGTGAACTAAAGGTCCATTTATGTAGGAAGAAGTATTTAAAACTTCTTGAATTGAAGTGTTTACGGTTTCTTTTATTTGTTCATATTGACCTTGCAAGTCAACCATTTGAATTTTTTTCATAAAAAGAATTTTGAACCTCAAAAATACGAACAAACTTTCATTGTTTCTATATGAATAAGGAAATAATAAATGGTTTATCTTTGATAAAAATCAATATTTATGAAGATTTTAAGAAATTCACTAAAAATACTTGTAGTTCTAATTATTCTTTTTGCAGCTTTTGGATGGTATTATAAAATAACTTTAGAGCCAAAATATGCTGGAGAATTAGTAATTGAAAATTTAAAAGAAGAAGTAACTATTTATTTTGATGATATTGGAGTACCTCACATAAATGCGAACAATCAACAAGATGCCTATGTGGCTTTAGGTTACGTGCATGCACAAGATAGATTGTGGCAAATGGAATTGATTCGTAGAATTGCTGCAGGAAGATTATCGGAAATATTTGGTAAAGATTTGCAGAGAGTAGATCAATTTTTTGGAGGTTTGGGAATCGAAGAAGCTGCTAATAAAACAATTGCTAATTTAGATAAAACATCTCCATCTTATATTTTATCTCAATCTTATTTAAATGGAATAAACCAATATATAGAAAATGGAAAAACACCTTTAGAATTTAATTTGTTAGGGATAGAAAAGGAAAAATATACACTAAAAGATATGTATAATGTATTTGGTTATATGTCTTTTAGTTTTGCAGTTGCTCATAAAACGGATCCACTGTTAACAGAGGTTAAAGAGAAGTTAGGTGCTTCGTATTTAGAAGAATTATTAAGTGTAGAAAGTAAATACCTAACAATTAATAAAAAAAGTGTTCCTAAAGAAATAAATGCAACAATTTCTAATGCAGTAAATGCAATTATGAACGATTTACCAGTTTCTCCTTTTATAGGAAGCAATTCTTGGGTTATTGCACCAGAAAAAACAAAAAATGGAAAAGTAATCTTTGCAAACGATCCACATATTGGATTTTCTCAACCTTCTGTTTGGTATCAAAACCATATAAAAACTCCAGATTTCGAAATCTACGGTTTTAATATTGCGTTAATGCCTTTTCCTTTATTGGGTCATAATAAAGAATATGCATATGGATTAACGATGTTAGCAAACGACGATTTAAATTTTTATATCGAAGAAAATAATCCAGATAATTCTTTAGAGTACAAAACAGTAAATGGTTTTCAAAAATATAAGTTCAGAGAGAAAACAATTCATATTAAAAATGAACCAGACACCACTTTTCAAATAAAGGTGAGTAAACATGGGCCAATTATGAATGGTTTAATTGAACATGTTGTAGATGAAAGACCAATAGCTATGCATTGGATTTATACACAGTTGCCAAACGAAATGTTAGAGGTTTCTTACGGAATCTCTCACTCGAAATCTTTGAGTGATTTTAAAAAAGCTGTTTCCAAAATTCACGCTCCTGGTTTAAATGTAATGTATGGAGATGCTAAAGATAATATTGCTTGGTTTTCTTCTGCGAAATTATATCAATTAAGAGATAGTTTGTCTTCTAAAACCTATTTAAATGGTGCTTCTGGAGAAGACGAGATATTAGGATTTTTACCTTTTAGCGAAAATCCACAGGCAATAAATCCTGATAAGAATTATGTGTATTCTGCCAATAATCAAATAGATACTGTTAGAGGGAAATTGTATGCAGGATACTATCAACCACAAGATAGGGCTAAAAGAATTGTTGAAATGTTAGAGCAAAAAAATAATTTTACGAAGAAAGATGTAGAGGAAATGATTTACGATGTAAAATCTTCTACAGTTTCAGAAATTAGTAATAATTTACTGAAGTATGTAGATAAATCTAAGTTAAGTCCGTCAGAAAAAATGGCGTTTTCTATTCTCGAAAAATGGGAAGGAACCTATTTAAAAAGTGCTGTTGCACCAACAATTTACAACCGATTTTTATATGAATTTTTAGCTGCAACTTATAAAGATGAATTAGGGGAAAGCTTCGATTTATATATAAATTCTCAATTGCAAGACCAAGCTTTACCTATTCAAATTGATAGGGAGAAATCTGTTTGGTGGGATAATGTTTCTACAAAAGATAAAATTGAAAAAAAAGAGGAAATCATTCATGAATCTTATGTAAATGCCATTTTATTTTTACAAAATCAATTAGGAGAAAATGTAGAAGGTTGGACCTGGAATAAAGTTATTTCTGTAGAGTATGAGCATGCAATTGGTAAAGCAGGTGGTGTTTTAAGAGCTTTATTTAATGTAGGGCCATTTGAAACCATTGGTGGAAATGAAGTGATTAATAATCAAATTTTTAAATTAGATAGTTCAGGAATTTACAAAGTAAATGCAGGACCTTCCACAAGAAGAATTATCGATTTTTCTGATGTAGATAATAGTTTAGCAATTGTTCCAACAGGACAATCAGGACGTGTTTTTAGCAAGCATTATAAAGATCAAGCCGAAAAATATTTGAATGGAGAATTTGTAAAAATGAGCATCAATGATGCTGATGTTAAAAAAGGTAAGAATGTGTTGATTTTGAAGCCTAAGAAAGAATAGTTATAATTATTGCTACAAATACAATAGTAATAATTAAATTATTGAATTGATGTCCATGGATATCAAAGTGGTTTTTGGAATTCTCAATTCCAAAAACGTACTCTTTGTATTTGTATTTTGGTTTTTTGAAAATGGTTCTCCAAATGGATCCGTAAATGTGTCTTATTGTACCTCCAATAAAGTTACAAACTAACCATAAAACACCTAATCCAAAGAATTCTTCCACTTTTAAATTTCTCTATAAACTTCCTCAAAAGGAATTCTAAAACGTTCTCCATAAATACCTTTTTCGGTTCTTATTCCGCAAGAAACTATCATATTTATTTCAGATCCATAAGGTAAATTCAGTAATTTTTTAACTCGTAAAGTATCAGAGCCTTCCATTGGACAAGTATCATAACCTTCTGCAGCCATGGAAATCATAAAGTTTTGCGCAGCCAAACCACAGGTTTTATGAGCGACAATTCTCATGTCACTTTTTCTAACTTGTCTGTAGATTGGTTTAAAAATTCCAATAACAGCAACCAATAAATATTTTAGAAAACCAAGAATTCCTAGAAAATCTGCATACGCAAAAGGAATAATTTTTCCATAGTAATTTCTTGCTGCTTTTTCTCTGCTACTTTGCTCTTCTTTTGAATTGTTTTCACCAAATACACTATCCATAAATTTTAAATTCGCTTTTGCTCGTTTTTTCCATAAATCTTTACGAGTTACAAAAACAACCAATTGTTGTGCTGTTTTTGCTGCATTCTGATTAAAACAAAAAGGCGCAATTTTATCGATGGTTTCTTTAGAAGTAATATGATAAAACTCCCATAATTGCATATTACTACTATTTGGAGCCAAAGCAGATCGTTCTAAACACTTCTTTACGATGTTTTTATCAATTGATTTTTCA
This genomic window contains:
- a CDS encoding M16 family metallopeptidase; protein product: MKKITFLFASILLFIACDNSTKEIASEEKELSINYEKIELDNGLDVIFHVDKSDPVVAVELMVHVGSAREIEGRTGFAHLFEHLLFLESENLGKGGLDKMSARIGGSGANGSTSRDRTNYLQTVPKDALEKMIWAEADKLGWFINTVTDPVLAKEKQVVKNEKRQSVDNRPYGHNQYVIGKNLYPKDHPYNWQVIGSLEDLQNATLDDVKTFFKKWYVPNNATLVLSGDIDVAQAKEWVHKYFDEIPKGEEIPALDKRPGNVAETKFLYYEDNFARVPQLTMVWPTVESYHPDSYALEVLTQYLTDGKSAPLNQVLIDDLKLTSYTSMFNYISELAGQTQLSVRAFNDKSLDEVKAGIKKGFAKFEEEGISEKDLNRIKAGQETDFYRSLSSVLGKGTNLASYNTYTGNPGFVTEDIKRTLAVTAEDVMRVYNKYIKGKNYVATSFVPRNSAELALTGSELAEVVEEKIVQGAEEKFDPKITATYEKTPSSFDRSIEPPYGKTPSLAVPRVYENSLDNGLKIYGIESNEVPLVRFNISIDGGQLLESMDKLGVANLTADLLNKGTKNKTVKELEEAIQELGASIYVYSGKEEITISGTTLSKNYDKTLALVEEMLLEPRFDAEEFELLKKATIASLNQQEANPNSVARNAYNELIYGKDNIRSKNTLGTVSSVEAINLDDVKAFYNNYISPSVAKILVVGDISEKEIIASLDNLNTKWASKEVTIPEYKTPDAPTKPAVYFYDIPNAKQSVLQFGTPALAATDKDFYAASVMNYILGGGGFASRLTQELREGKGYTYGIRSGFSGSKAKGAFTISSGVRTNVTLESAQLVKKILEEYPNTFSDKDLETTKSFLIKSNARAFETAGAKLRMLSNISDYGLKADYVKDREAVVNNMTKEQIKELANKYINPDKMIWLVVGDAETQLKRMKQLGYGEPILLNKTQKPIKN
- the galE gene encoding UDP-glucose 4-epimerase GalE, yielding MKKILVTGGLGFIGSHTVVELQNEGFEVVIIDDLSNTTISVLDKITEITGKKPAYHNIDLRVKKDVVNFFHNNNVDGIIHFAAFKAVGESVANPLDYYENNIGSLVYILQEMRNRKLDNFIFSSSCTVYGQADELPITENAPVKKAESPYGNSKQIGEEIIFESCKAHNLNAIALRYFNPIGAHESIKIGELPLGVPQNLIPFVTQTAAGIRKELSVFGDDYPTSDGTAVRDYIHVVDLAKAHIAALKRLINKNNKQNFEFFNVGTGTGSSVLEVIKAFEKASGKPLNYKIVGRREGDITAAYADTTIANKELNWKTEKNLDEALASAWKWQLQQ
- a CDS encoding DegT/DnrJ/EryC1/StrS family aminotransferase, translated to MKKIQMVDLQGQYEQIKETVNTSIQEVLNTSSYINGPLVHEFQADLEKYLDVKHVIPCANGTDALQIAMMGLGLEQGDEVITADFTFAATVEVIALLKLTPVLVDVDKNTFNIDIEALKKAITPKTKAIVPVHLFGQVANMDAVMGIAKQYNLFVIEDNAQAIGANYTFKNGKKQKAGTIGNVGTTSFFPSKNLGCYGDGGAIFTNDDELAHTLRGIVNHGMYTRYYHDVVGVNSRLDSIQAGVLKAKLPLLDSYCNARRNAARFYNNAFSNNPNIITPTTKSNATNSCGEICDVCDCHVFHQYTLQITNGKRDELHKHLLDKGIPNAIYYPVALHAQKAYQDSRYKESDFPVTNELIKTVISLPMHTELEKEQLEFITETINQFIK
- a CDS encoding penicillin acylase family protein, translating into MKILRNSLKILVVLIILFAAFGWYYKITLEPKYAGELVIENLKEEVTIYFDDIGVPHINANNQQDAYVALGYVHAQDRLWQMELIRRIAAGRLSEIFGKDLQRVDQFFGGLGIEEAANKTIANLDKTSPSYILSQSYLNGINQYIENGKTPLEFNLLGIEKEKYTLKDMYNVFGYMSFSFAVAHKTDPLLTEVKEKLGASYLEELLSVESKYLTINKKSVPKEINATISNAVNAIMNDLPVSPFIGSNSWVIAPEKTKNGKVIFANDPHIGFSQPSVWYQNHIKTPDFEIYGFNIALMPFPLLGHNKEYAYGLTMLANDDLNFYIEENNPDNSLEYKTVNGFQKYKFREKTIHIKNEPDTTFQIKVSKHGPIMNGLIEHVVDERPIAMHWIYTQLPNEMLEVSYGISHSKSLSDFKKAVSKIHAPGLNVMYGDAKDNIAWFSSAKLYQLRDSLSSKTYLNGASGEDEILGFLPFSENPQAINPDKNYVYSANNQIDTVRGKLYAGYYQPQDRAKRIVEMLEQKNNFTKKDVEEMIYDVKSSTVSEISNNLLKYVDKSKLSPSEKMAFSILEKWEGTYLKSAVAPTIYNRFLYEFLAATYKDELGESFDLYINSQLQDQALPIQIDREKSVWWDNVSTKDKIEKKEEIIHESYVNAILFLQNQLGENVEGWTWNKVISVEYEHAIGKAGGVLRALFNVGPFETIGGNEVINNQIFKLDSSGIYKVNAGPSTRRIIDFSDVDNSLAIVPTGQSGRVFSKHYKDQAEKYLNGEFVKMSINDADVKKGKNVLILKPKKE
- a CDS encoding nitroreductase family protein; its protein translation is MPTEKTVSEAITYRRSVRIYDAEKSIDKNIVKKCLERSALAPNSSNMQLWEFYHITSKETIDKIAPFCFNQNAAKTAQQLVVFVTRKDLWKKRAKANLKFMDSVFGENNSKEEQSSREKAARNYYGKIIPFAYADFLGILGFLKYLLVAVIGIFKPIYRQVRKSDMRIVAHKTCGLAAQNFMISMAAEGYDTCPMEGSDTLRVKKLLNLPYGSEINMIVSCGIRTEKGIYGERFRIPFEEVYREI